The Deinococcus betulae DNA window ATCTTCGGCACGGTGCTATTTATTCTGGGGTCCATCGTGTGTGGTCTGGCCGACGGCGTCGGCGGCTTGATTGCCGGGCGCGCCGTGCAGGGGCTGGGCGGCGCTGCACTGATCGGCCTGATGTACGCCGTCATCGCCGATCTTTACCTCCCGGAAGAACGGGGGCGTTACACCGGTATCATCGGCGCCGTGTTCAGCCTCTCGACGGTGCTGGGCGCGGTGGTGGGCGGCTACGTGACCGACCACTTCGGCTGGCACAACGTCTTTTTCATCAGTGTGCCGCTGGGCATCGCGGCGCTGGCCTTCATGCTGTTTATGCCGGCCTTGCGGCAGGAACGTGAGCGGGCGCCCATTGACGTGCCGGGTGTGCTGCTGCTCAGCGTGTTCAGTATTTCGCTGTTGCTGGCGCTCTCGCTGGGCAAAACCACCGTGGCCCCCGGAGAGAGCGGTTTCCTCTGGGGCTCGTGGCAGATTCTGAGTCTGGGCGCGGTGGCCCTCGTGACGTTCCTCGCCTTCCTGGCCACCGAGCGCCGCGCCGCCGATCCCATCATCGACATCCGCATGTTCAAGGACCGCACGTTCTCGGTGGCCATGGCGATCACCTTTCTGCTCGGGGTGGTGTTCTTCGCGGCGACCGTCTTTCTGCCGCTGTTCATGGTGAATGTCATCGGGCTGTCGGCCACCAACGCCGGGCTCACAACCTTTCCGCTGACCATCGGTCTGGTGCTCAGCAGCATCGTGGCGGGCCAAGTGTTCGCGCGCACAGGGCGCATTAAACCCATCATTGTGCTGGGCACGGTCATCCTGCTGATCGGGTTTGCCCTGATGGGCTGGACCCTCAGCCCGCAAAGCACGCAGTTTGAACTGACCTGGAAGATGATCGTGGTGGGGCTGGGGCTGGGGCCTGTGCTGCCGATGCTCACCCTGGCGATTCAGGGCACCGTCCATCCGCGCGATATCGGTTCGGCCACCGGGGCCAGCAACTTCCTGCGTTCTTTGGGCAGCACCATCGGGGTGGCAATTCTGGGCACCCTGTTTGCCAGCACCCTGAAAGACAACATTCAGACCAGCGTGACGGCGGCCACCACCACCCTGCCCGCCGCCGTGCGCAGTCAGTTCAGCCCCGCTGGCGGCGCCAGTGTGGGCAGTCAAGGTTTTGACGCGGCCCAGGTCAAGCGTCAGGTCAACGAGCGTTTCGACACCCAGCGGGACCTGTATACCTCAGCGCTGCGGGACGGAGACCAGGCCGCCATACAGAAGATGCTGGCCGACCCGCAGACGCCCGAGCAAGTGCGCGCGGTGCTAAACCAGGGCGGCTTTCCCGGTGCGATTGACGGGCAGTTTGAAGCCCAGCGGCAACTGCTGCGGCGGGCCATCGTGGGCCGTGAACCGGCGGCCATTGCCGCAGTGGTGCAGAGTCCCCAGACCCCAGCCCAGGTCCGCGCGCTGGCCCAAACTGGGGCTGGCGACCAGGGACCGCAGGCCTTTGCGCAGGTGGAGGCTGGCCTAGCGGCTCAGCAGCAGGCGGCGCGGGCCACCCAACCGGCAGCCCTGCTCGCCCCCGTGCTGAAGGGGCTGGAGGCCACCCGCGCGGACGTGCTGCCCGTGATTGACCGGGTGGGCCTGGGCATCAAACAGGCGTTTACCGGGTCAGTGGAACTCCTCTATCAGGTCGGCCTGGGCATCACCGTGTTGGCCTTGCTGCTCAGTTTCCTGCTGCCCGAGGCCGAACCCCGCGAAGTCGCGCGTGAGACCCTGCTTGAAGATGAATTCCGGTCCACGGAGATCGGAACCGATTGAAGGTGAAAAAGGGGGCGGCGTCATATCCACATGACGCCGCCCTTTTTCTTTGTCTGACCAAGGCGTCCTCAACTCCCTTTGGGTACATCCTGAGTCGCGCGGTACACGTCCAGAAGTCAGGCGGATCGCATAGCAACTGGCAGAGCACTTCACCTCGAAATGAGCCTGGTCATCTATTGCCTTCCAAGCACTGCTTGAATCAGCGGAACAGGAACCTGGCCCTGAGGTCTTTCAAACACCCTGAGGTGAGTGGGCCAGCACGGCTTCCCAGAAGAGCGAGTCATCACGGAAAGCGGCCTTCGTGGACATGAATAATGTTCGCCGCCGGGCCTTGAGCTGGCTCTCCTGCACCTCAGCTATGCGGATCACACCTGCCTCAACTTGGCCCAAGCGGTTCATGGACGGCCGCCCCGCAGGCCACAACTGGTCAAGAAGCGCAGAGTCGGCGCTGGGCCAGACGCATTCTGGCCTGAACCATCCCGCGCCGCACGTCTTCCCGTGGCAGCCGCTCGTTCAGCGCCTCGATAAGTTCCAGGTCGTCTGGAAAGCGGGCAACCAGCGTCCACAGAGGCTCCAGCTCCTGACTCAGCAGGGCGGCCTGCCGAATGCTCTCGTGCAGATACTCGCGGTACTCGTTCACCGCCGGGGCATCTGACAGGGGAAGCAGTTCACCCCGGTACAGCAGCGCGGCCTCACGGGTCCGGCCCTCCATCAAGAGGTCCTGCACGCTCAGAAAGTCCGCGCCCACCACCCGCACCAGCCGGTAGGGTTTACTGCTCAGCTCCACCAACTTGGAGAGGCGGTGGACTTCGACGGCCTGGTTCTGGGTGTCGCTCCATTCACCGTACAGCGCCGCCGAGAGCTGCCCCCCGGTCAAGCCGTTGGGGTTCGTGGCCAGAATCAGCAGAATCTCGCAGAAGCGGCGGCGCAGTTTGAGGGTCTGGCCGTCCAGTGTGGCCTGCTCGGCACCCAGAAAGGTCAGGTAGAGCCCGGTCGTGTCGTGCAGCGCAACCGGCGGCAGGGTGGTGGCCGGAGTGGTCATACGGGTACCTCCGAGAAGCGGCGGGGCAGGCGGCGGATCAGGTGCGCGGCGCTAAGGACGGCGCTCAGGACCAGCACGAGAGGGGTGTGCTCGGGGTTCAGGGTGTCCAGGGCCCCCAGGTGATTGAACGGCCCGAGATACCACGCCAGAAACAGCAGGCCCTCGCTGGCGGCGTCATTGACCGCCAGGTCACGCAGGGTCAGCAGCAGCAGCGCGGTCAGCAGCGCAGACGCCAGCAGCGCCAGGCTCAGGTCGGGGCGGGTGGGCAGCAGCACCAGCAGCGCACCTGACGCGGGCACCAGCAGCGCCGCAAACGCCGTCGCGGCTCGGACCAGGGGCAGTGCCGGGCCAGCCGGTACGGTTCCCAGCAGGGCTTCTACACCAGCGGCGCGGTCCTGAAACAGCACCCGCGTGGCCACCGGCACGCCCACAATCAGCAGCAGAGGCAGCAGCGGTGAACCGGGATTGGCGGCGGCACTCAGGCCCGCCGCGCCCAGCAGGGCCGCCAGCAGGGGCAGCCAGCGCGGCACACCCAGCAGCGCGGCGCGCAGGTCCAGCGCAGCCAGCCGCAACCCTGACCGGGCCGGCAGGGGCCAGGGCCGCAGGGTGCGGGCTGCACCCACGGGACGCGCCGCACGGGGCTGGCCACGCCTGGGGTCAAACAGGGCCGCCACACCCACCAGCAGCGCGGCCAGCGCCAGCGGCAGGGCCCGTTCGGCAACCTGGGCGGAGGTCCAGGTCAGCCCCGTCCAGGGCTGGGGCACCAGGGGGGCGGTGCGGGCAGCCAGGCCCACGTTCACGCCACTTTGCGCCAGGGTGAACGGCTCCGGAACATGGCCCGTCAGGGCCAGCGTCGCCTGCCGCAGCGGCTCGCGGACGCCCAGCAGGTCTGGGACGGGCGCGGGCGTGCCCAGCGCGGCACCGACCAGCGCGGTCCAGAGCATCATCCCGGCCACGCCGCGTCCCAGACGGGCGCGGGGCATCACGGCGTCCAGCAGGGTCCCCAGGGCTGCCACGAGGGCCAGCACCGGAAAGGCAATCAGGACGCCGGGCAGCAGCAGACCTGAGAGGTCAGGCGCGCCTGTGGCCTCGGCCCGCGCGGCCACCACGGCGGCGCTGCCCAGCAAGACCACACCCCACAGGGCCCACAGCAGCAGCGTGTCGGCCAGGGTGCGCGCGCCCAGCAGCGCCGCGCGCGAGGCCGGGCTGGCCGTCAGAACGGGCCACACGCCAGCCGCCGCGTCGCGCTGAGGCCGGCGGCCCACCAGAAAGAAGGCCGCCAGGCTGAAGGCCAGCGCCCCCAGGATGCCCGTCACCAGGCCGACCCAGGCCCATGAGTAGGCGCCGCGCTGGCCGTCCACACTGAGGGTCAGGTAGGCCGCGTCCCTGGCAGGCAGGTACAGCGCCGTGACCACCACCATGCCCAGCACCAGCAGAGGCAGCCCACCCTGCCGCGCCCGCAGCCGCAGTTCCAGCGCCAGCAACCGCAGCAGGTCAGGCACGGGCCACCTCCCATTCGGGAAGGGGGAAAGGGCCGCTAACAGGAGCAGGCGCGCGCCGCTGCACCGTCTCTCCGGCAATGACGCCTCCTTCCAGGGTCAGGAGCCGGCCGGCTGCCGCGTCCAGGTCTTCTTGAATATGCGTGACCAGCAGCACGACGGCGCGCGTGCCCTGCTCGCGCAGCAGCGCCTGAAAGCGCGCGCGTTCCTCGGCGTCCAGGCCCACGCTGGGCTCGTCCAGAATCAGCAGGGCCGGGTCGCCCAGCAGCGCCTGGGCAATCAGCACCCGCCTCGCCATACCGCCCGAGAAGGACCCGATGGGCCTCCCTGCGTGCGCACTCAGATTCACGGCGTCCAGCAGCGCCGGAATCTGGGCGTCCACCGCGCGCGCGTTCAGACGCTTGGCAGCCCCCATGTACTGCAAAAATTCAGTGGGCGTGAGCTGCGGATACGCGCCCCCAGCCTGCGGCACGTAGCCCAGCACGCGGCGCAGGGCATTAGGGCGCCGCGTCACGTCCTGCCCGTCCCAGACCAGCTGGCCCCCACTGGGGCGCTGCAGGGTCGCCAGAGTGCGGATCAGCGTGCTCTTGCCAGCTCCATTTGCGCCGACCAGGCCAGTCACGCCGGGGCGCAGGCTCAGGGTCACGCCGCGCAGCGCCTCCACGCGGCCGAAGCGCACCCGCAGGTCGCGCACCTCAAGCGTGGACACGGGCCACCTCGCTCAGTTCGTAGGCCGCCAGCGCGCGGGTGACCGCGTGTGTGGCTGGCAGGTGGAAACGCAGGGCCGCCTCGTGCCGCGCAAACGGCGCGGGCCGCAGTGGATTGAGATACCCACACGCCCCGTCGGCCCGCTGCTGGAAAGCCAGGAAATCCGCCACGTCCACGGCGTGGGGGCTGCGCCAGTGCAGCAGCAGCTCCAGCAGCGCCGCAGCGAGGGGGAGGTCATTGTCCCGGCAGGCCGCAAACGCGCAGCCGGGCACGACCATGCCGGCCAGTGGGTCCAGCCCGGCAGGGTGCGGCTGGGCCAGCGCCGCCCGCACCTGCGCCTGAAGCGCCGCCGACTCCAGGTCCAGCCAGGTCGCCAGGGGCAGGGGCTCGGCCTGCGCTGGCAGCGCCGGCACCGTCAGGCCCGCGCAGGCAACCGTGCCGCGCGCCAGCTGGGCCGCGTCTTCTGAAAGGGGCAGGGTCAGCAGGTCCGCTGCCCAGCGGGCAGCCGCTTTAAAGTCAAAGGGAACGACGCGCATCTTGTGGGTCTCCTGAGGGGACTAGGGGCTCTAATTGGCTGGCGGCGGCGCCCAGATTGGCGGCCACCACGGGCCACAACCAGCGGTCCTGAGGGTCTGGCCAGGCCGCCAGGGTGTCTGCTACGAGTTGCAGCGCGCGGCGCAGCAGGGGCGAACTGGGCGCGGCGCTCAGGGCGTGGGCCAGCGCGTGGTCGGCCGCAGCCCGCAGCGCACCCTCACGGTCGGCCGTGTCTGGGGCCTGCAAGCCCCGCAGCGCGTGAATGAGGTTGGCCGCCGTGACCCCGGTGCTCCAGGTCGGCACCCCGAGGCCGCCGCTGCGGGCCGCGCGCAGCAGATAATTCAGGACGCTGACCTTTTCGTAGCACCAGAGCCAGGTCGGGGCGCTGGTGCCCAGGGCAGAGGTCTGCGCCACGTCCGCCGGAACGGGCAGGGCCGCGCGGCTCAGGTTCAGGCCGTCGGCCTGAAGGGCGTGCAGGTGCACACTCAGGTCCAGCAGGTGCATGGGCGTCCATTCGGCGCGGGTGAGCAGCTGGGCGTCCAGCGTGCGCTGCACCGGCCTCAGCACGCCCGGCAGGGCCGCCCAGTGCCGGTGCCACAGGTGCAGGGCCGGCAGGGCCGGGTGCAGCCACTCGGCGTTCGTGAGCAGCAGGTCCTCCCAGAGGGGATGACGCAGCAGCGCGCCCATCACCCGCTGAAGTCGGGTGTCGCCCGGCAGGGCCAGCCCGGCGGGCAGGCACAGCAGGCTGCGGCAGATGGTCGCCAGTTGCTGCACGTCCCGGCTTGCTTCCGGGCCGAACACCTGGCGGGGCAGCGTGTCGTTCAGCACCGTCAGCCACGCCTGGGTTTCCAGAGGGGCAGCGGGCACTGGCGGCGGCAGGAGCGCCGTCATGAGGCCACCGGCACTTTCGTGCCCAGCGCGGGCAGTTCGGGGAGATTGTGGGCCGCAGGAAACAGGGCAGGCATCGCCGCGCCCAGCATCACCAGCGTGGTGTGGTAACTCTGCGTGAAGCGGTAGTGGCCGGCCTGGCTGTCAGGCGCCGCGTCGTCCCGCCCAGGGCGGTAGCTGGGGGCAGGGACCGCCCCGCACGGCAGTTGCAGGGCCGCCAGCCGCTCCCAGGCCAGGCGGGCCGCTGGCGAGTCGGTTTCACCCAGAAAGGCCAGGCACATCAGCAGTTCGCCGCTCAGGTCTGCGTTGCCCGCGCGCAGGGTCAGGCCCAGCGCCCCGCACAGGGTCTCGCCCAACCCCGCTGTGTCTGACCAGCACGCCCTCAGGTCCGCCTCGCCCAGGTCCGCCAGGTAGAAGAGGGTGTGCGTCAGTGAATACAGGTCCGAATCAGTGCAGTGGGGCAGGGGCCGCCCCGTCCCCAGCACCGTGCGGGGCAGGTCCGGGAGCAGCGACCGGGGGTCAAAGTGCAGCTCGGCGCGCGCCACGCTGTAGGCCAGGTCCATCGCGCGGTAGGGCGTGCGGCTCACCCGCACCAGGTCGGGCAGGCCGGTCTGCCGGTAACGGGCGAGCAGGCCGTCCCGCGCCGCGGCGCGCCCGCACAGCGCGTCAAATTCATCGCGCAGGGCGAAGACGATCAGGCCCGCCGGGTCCTGATGCGCGAAAGCGGCGAAATCGTAGGTGCTGAAGGTCTGTGCGCAGAAGGCCGCCAGGGCCGCGAGGTGCGGCTCCTGATGGTGCAGACCGCGCCGCAGAAAGGGGTTCAGAACGAACACCAGTTCAATGAACGGCTTGACGCGCAGCGAATGGTCCGACACGAATGCGTGGTCGGGATGAAAGGCGTCCAGATGCGCCGACACCCACGCGAGCGCGCGGCGAAAGACTGGCAGCGCCGGATGGTCCGTGGTCATAGGGCCCCCAGGGCAACAGCGGGAACCGCCAGCGAAGGGCGGGCAGGGGGAAGACTGGGGGCGGTCAGGCTGGCCGCCACACGGTCCAGATCGTCTGGTGTGGCCGAAAGCAGGCCCCGCAGGAACGCCGCGCGGTGCGGCGCGAACCCGAACTGGGCGTCCAGGGCCGCCTGCCGCGCCTGCATGGCCTGTGAACGCAGGGGAAGCACCTGCCGCACCGCGCCCAGCCGCGCGGCTTCCAGGGCCTCGCCGCGCAGGTCGGGCAGGTGATGGGCCGCCGCGCGGAAGACTTCCAGCGTGCGCTCTGGGTGCGGGTCGCGCGCCGAGACGGCCAGCATGACCCCCGCTTCTGGCAGGGCGCGAACCGTCACGGCGTACGCGCCGCCCTGTGCCCGCACCGGGGCGTGCAGCGCGTCCTGAAGGGCGCGGCCCAGCAGGGCAAAGGCCGGGGCGCTGGGGTGCGCGTACGGCACCGTCGGCCAGGCCAGCGCCGCCGAGCCGGTCAGCGCTGGCCAGGTCGATTCGGCGCTCAGAGGGGGCAGCGCGCCGCTGACGCCAGTCGGCAAGCCCGCCAGCAGGGGCCGCAGCACGGAAGGCAACGCCGCGCCGGGTGCGTCGGCCACAACTACCGCGCGCAAGCCTTCGCGGGACCACAGGGCGGCATGCAGGGCGCGCAGCGTGCTGTCCAGCGCTGGGTGGGCCGCCGCCGCCGCCAGCAGGTCGTGTCCGGTGGTGCCGTCGCACAGCTCCCGGACCCCAAAACCGGGATTGACGGCCAGCGCGGCGCGCAGCATACCCAGTTGCGCCGCCTGCGTGGCCAGGTGGGTGCGCAGCTGGGCGGCCCGGTCACGCAGGGCCTGGGGGGCGTCCACGGGCACGGGGCTCAGGGCTGTCCAGTCCTGGCCCAGCCGGGCCAAGACGTCGGGCATGCGGCCACTCAGGCCCCGCACGTTCAGGGTGACGCTCAGGGTCACCTGGGCCGGATCATGTGGATCGTGCGTGGTGTCCGCATTCACGCTCCAGGTTGCGCCCAGGGCCTGCACTTCACGCGTTAGCGCCTGCCCCAGCGGGCTGCGCGGCAGCACAGCCAGGTAGGCAGGCAGCCAGCCCAGCAGCGTCAGGGGGCTCCTGAGATCCCGGCTGACGCTCAGTTGCGTCAGGGCGCCCGTCACCTGCGCCGCCTGCACCGGTACATCGAGAACCTCGCCCGCGTGAAGTGCCGGCGCGCGGGGCAGGCGAACCCGTTCGGCCAGCGTCCCTGAGCGTGCGCTGATCTGGGCGGGGGCGTGAGTCATCTCAGGGGCGCTCATCTCGGCCGGCACCGGGACCCCGGTGCGGGGGACGGGGTCAGCCGCCAGGGCCAGCTGCACCACGCTGCGGTGCGGATTGTCTACCACCAGTCGGCGGGCCAGGTCCGTCAGGAAGCCCGGTAGGTCCGGCAGGCTTTGAAGCGTCTGCACCGCGCCCGCCAGCGCCTG harbors:
- a CDS encoding MDR family MFS transporter gives rise to the protein MTTSTPVALTGLKLTPAQRNLSLISLILAVLLASMNQTIVSTAGPAIQKALGIENSLYSWITTAYLLASTTLVPIYGKLSDLWGRKVILIFGTVLFILGSIVCGLADGVGGLIAGRAVQGLGGAALIGLMYAVIADLYLPEERGRYTGIIGAVFSLSTVLGAVVGGYVTDHFGWHNVFFISVPLGIAALAFMLFMPALRQERERAPIDVPGVLLLSVFSISLLLALSLGKTTVAPGESGFLWGSWQILSLGAVALVTFLAFLATERRAADPIIDIRMFKDRTFSVAMAITFLLGVVFFAATVFLPLFMVNVIGLSATNAGLTTFPLTIGLVLSSIVAGQVFARTGRIKPIIVLGTVILLIGFALMGWTLSPQSTQFELTWKMIVVGLGLGPVLPMLTLAIQGTVHPRDIGSATGASNFLRSLGSTIGVAILGTLFASTLKDNIQTSVTAATTTLPAAVRSQFSPAGGASVGSQGFDAAQVKRQVNERFDTQRDLYTSALRDGDQAAIQKMLADPQTPEQVRAVLNQGGFPGAIDGQFEAQRQLLRRAIVGREPAAIAAVVQSPQTPAQVRALAQTGAGDQGPQAFAQVEAGLAAQQQAARATQPAALLAPVLKGLEATRADVLPVIDRVGLGIKQAFTGSVELLYQVGLGITVLALLLSFLLPEAEPREVARETLLEDEFRSTEIGTD
- a CDS encoding ATP-binding cassette domain-containing protein, which encodes MSTLEVRDLRVRFGRVEALRGVTLSLRPGVTGLVGANGAGKSTLIRTLATLQRPSGGQLVWDGQDVTRRPNALRRVLGYVPQAGGAYPQLTPTEFLQYMGAAKRLNARAVDAQIPALLDAVNLSAHAGRPIGSFSGGMARRVLIAQALLGDPALLILDEPSVGLDAEERARFQALLREQGTRAVVLLVTHIQEDLDAAAGRLLTLEGGVIAGETVQRRAPAPVSGPFPLPEWEVARA
- a CDS encoding helix-turn-helix domain-containing protein, with translation MTTPATTLPPVALHDTTGLYLTFLGAEQATLDGQTLKLRRRFCEILLILATNPNGLTGGQLSAALYGEWSDTQNQAVEVHRLSKLVELSSKPYRLVRVVGADFLSVQDLLMEGRTREAALLYRGELLPLSDAPAVNEYREYLHESIRQAALLSQELEPLWTLVARFPDDLELIEALNERLPREDVRRGMVQARMRLAQRRLCAS
- a CDS encoding insulinase family protein — its product is MTPPCPPAAHLHGFRLERLRPLPVLGGSFGEYRHESGARLLHVAAPDESSALSVSFRTPAWSDAGHPHVLEHLVLMGSRRFPGRDAFQAWQRWQLLDYLNASTTRDWTAFTASGTVPGDLLETLDFLLDAAFHPLLEDGAFRQEAWRVQADGSLGGVILNEMRGAQAHPARRLREAAGAALFPGSPYAWQSGGTPEALSDLTVQAVRAYHAQHYVPANLTVFVYGLLPLPEVTRRVNEVLRELRRGEAAPAPQPVSAGVPKWTVTHPSSAQTLVAWALPANLTPLEVQGLNVLGLALLGHPDAPLPRAMRVLGGPLADGSGLHADTAQPVLAAGVAAAVDGSVLLETLLNVVRTPLSESEARAALGRYTLSALDTQHHGFPYGVQLSFDVLGAAHHGHDALPQALAGAVQTLQSLPDLPGFLTDLARRLVVDNPHRSVVQLALAADPVPRTGVPVPAEMSAPEMTHAPAQISARSGTLAERVRLPRAPALHAGEVLDVPVQAAQVTGALTQLSVSRDLRSPLTLLGWLPAYLAVLPRSPLGQALTREVQALGATWSVNADTTHDPHDPAQVTLSVTLNVRGLSGRMPDVLARLGQDWTALSPVPVDAPQALRDRAAQLRTHLATQAAQLGMLRAALAVNPGFGVRELCDGTTGHDLLAAAAAHPALDSTLRALHAALWSREGLRAVVVADAPGAALPSVLRPLLAGLPTGVSGALPPLSAESTWPALTGSAALAWPTVPYAHPSAPAFALLGRALQDALHAPVRAQGGAYAVTVRALPEAGVMLAVSARDPHPERTLEVFRAAAHHLPDLRGEALEAARLGAVRQVLPLRSQAMQARQAALDAQFGFAPHRAAFLRGLLSATPDDLDRVAASLTAPSLPPARPSLAVPAVALGAL
- a CDS encoding DUF6895 family protein, whose amino-acid sequence is MTTDHPALPVFRRALAWVSAHLDAFHPDHAFVSDHSLRVKPFIELVFVLNPFLRRGLHHQEPHLAALAAFCAQTFSTYDFAAFAHQDPAGLIVFALRDEFDALCGRAAARDGLLARYRQTGLPDLVRVSRTPYRAMDLAYSVARAELHFDPRSLLPDLPRTVLGTGRPLPHCTDSDLYSLTHTLFYLADLGEADLRACWSDTAGLGETLCGALGLTLRAGNADLSGELLMCLAFLGETDSPAARLAWERLAALQLPCGAVPAPSYRPGRDDAAPDSQAGHYRFTQSYHTTLVMLGAAMPALFPAAHNLPELPALGTKVPVAS